The Nostoc sp. 'Peltigera membranacea cyanobiont' N6 genome contains the following window.
CTTTGGTGCTTGGGGTAACTCATGCAGAAAATCCCAAGTACTTTGAAAAAACTCAGATGGGGTGATAATTTGATGCTGGTTATAATTTGTTATGCCTTCTACGATAAAAGCTGCTTCGGCAAAATCCTTACGGGGGATAGTAACAATAGGTACTCCTAATAGTGTGGCTTCAGCAAAAGTACCGAAACCTGGTTTAGAGACAACTCGCCCACAAATTGGCATAAAATCTACAGGGCGGTATTTACGGTCATTAATTTTCACTATATTAGGTAAATCAGGCGCAGATCGATCGAAGACGATAAATTGCCAATCTGGGAATCGTCGCAGGTTATCGTAGGGGATTTGCTGCAAACCCAAGCCGCCAAATGTCAATAAAATAGTTTTTTCGACAGGTGCGGTTATTCCCCAAAGAGAACGTAAATCATCAGTAGAGTGACGGGGGGAACCACCTGTTAGGCCGACATCTGTGATATTGTGAAAAGCTTGCATCGGTTCGTGGAAGGGTAGACGAAATAAGCGATCGCACTTTGAGTACCAATCACTAATCCAATCTGCAACTGCTGTAAATTCACCCCCCCAATCTCGATAGATAAAGTCCCAGCCAAAGTTACTCATCATCCAGCAAGGGATATTTGCACCTTTGGCAAATCCAGGAGCAAGGAAGGGAATATCTGCCAAAATGAGATTAACGCGATTTTGGCGGATAAAATTAACTTCTGAGGCAATCAGCGAATTTTGATGTTTTTTAATATCTAGCAACTTTTCTAAAGTCGCTACTTTATCCATTGTCAAACTATCGGTTTGCACCACACCCAAATCAAATGCACGGGGACGATAGATAAAATCGCCTTCTATGTAACACTCTAACAACCAGCGCGGGGCAGTGGTTACAAGAATTAGTAAAACTTCGGGACATAATTTCTGGATTGTCGCAGCTACAGAAGCCATGCGGGTAGCATGTCCAAAGCCGTGGTTAGTGATGGCTAAGTATAAGATTGGACGTTCCATTTTTATGTTTGTCATTTGTCATTTATCATTTATCATTTATCATTTGTCATTTAGGAATTATGACTTTAACTCCTAATGAATAATGACTAAGTAGAACGGCGTAAATAATTAAAGGTTTGTAGTGAGGACTTTAGTCCTCAAATTAGGGCTGAAGCCCTGACTACAAACTAATCTCAAGATTTTTTACATTACTTAATCTAGTTTGATTTATTCTCGCCTACTTAATTAACTATTTTTGCAAAAGCTCTGAATTGCCTCAACCAATTGGTCGATTTCCGATTCTAAAGTCAGGTAATGGATGGTGGCGCGTATACAGCTAGGATCGGCAATTGTCCGAGTTAATATGTTTTGTGAGTCTAGAAATTGGACTAATTTTAGATTAGCTTGAGGCTGATTATTTGTAAGTTGGAAGGAGACTATACCGCTTTCGGGTGGGGAAGTTCGCAAACATTTAACATCGGGTAACGCCACTAAACGCCGCCAAAGATACTCACTGTTTTGACAAATTTGCTCGTAACGTTCCTGTGATGTTCCCCATTGTTGATGGATTGCGATCGCTTCCTTTAACCCAACATACAATGGATAAGCTAATGTAGACACTTCATAGCGTCGCCCATCTGGAAGCCAGTCTACAGGCTGAGATTGACTATCTACAACAATGCCATTCAAGCCAATAAAGGTAGGTTTCAGGCTTTCTCGCGCTTCTGGGCGAACATACAAACCACCAGCACCCGCAGGGCCACATAACCATTTGTGACCGGTGAAAGCATAAAAATCTACTCCCAACTCAGTCAAGTTTAAAGGCAGCAAACCAACAGATTGAGCAGCATCTATCAATAAAAAAGAATGATTGTTTCTGCACACTTCGGCAATTTTATCAAGAGGTAAAACTTGACCAGTATTCCAGAAAACATGACTTAATATTACAAGACGGGTATTAGGGCGTAAGTGTTGGGCAATAATTTTTACAGAATCACCCTCATTTAAAGTCGCCTTCAGGGGACAAGTGGTAACTTCTACCGCAAATCTCCGGGCGATTTCCTGTGTTGTGGCAATTACGCCTGGATGTTCGCAGTCTGAGAGCAGTATGTGGTCGCCAGAATGCCAGTCAATGCCCCACATAGCGATATTACAGCCAACTGTGACATTCTGGGTAAGAGTAATTGTTTCGCTTGGTGCATGTAACTCAGAAGCGATCGCAACTCTAGCGGCTTGAGTCTGTGGTGCTATCCAGCGATAAGCCTCATTCCCAAAGGGGCCTATTTGCTGAACATAAGCCTGGGTTTCGGCCATCGCATCCATTGCCCTTTGGGGCATGGGGCCTTGTCCGCCATAATTGAAATAAGTCTTATTGGCTAAAGCGGGAAATTGCTCTCGATGGCTATGCAGCCTGGCTTGGGCGACAGAAATACTAGTCATAATTTAAAAGGAATATCTGCTGTTTACAGGCTATTTATATAGCAGGTATTTGTACTTTGTCCTAGTAACAACGCTAAAAATAAGGATGAGATTAGATGTACGCTTGCAATGATGGATAGATAAAACGCGATTTTGTTATTCTCCCTCATCTCTCACCCTACGGTATACATACAAGTCGAAAAATCCTCTACCCAGATTTTTGTCAGAGTGAAACTGTCACGCTGACTGACATCCCACCCAGAACTGAATTCCCAGGCGGGATAGAAACGCAGTGCGAGAATTAATAAAGATATGGCTGGTATAGAATAAACAGCAAATCAGATGTAAAAGCGATCGCTACTTGCAAACTTTAGTTGTCTGAGTTACTCCCACATAATACTAATTATTGTTAACTTAAAAGAATGCTAATCAATGCTGAACTCCTACTACAATACCAACGCTGTAAACGCCGCACTTTTCTAGATATCCACGGTGACAGAAGTCAGCGCGATGCCCCTAATGAGTTGCTGCGGAAACTGCAACAGGATAAAATCGCTCATCAGATGAGTGCTTTGGCACAGATGACTTACCACCAACCAGATTATTCTTATGGAAACTGGGAAAAGGCAGAGAAGGCAACTTTAGAATTGATGGAACGTGGGGTTGAGTACATTTATAAAGGAGTGCTGTTAGCAACTTATTCTGAAGCGTATACCCTGCTGAGTCGCCCAAATTTACTGGTAAAGCAGCCTGGACAGTCGAGTTTTGGAGATTGGATGTATGTCCCTGCGAGTATTGAACTGGGTAAGCGCCCTAAGCAAGAATATCAGGTTGTCGCTGCATTTCATACCCAAGTTTTGGCAACGGTGCAGGGAGTTGTACCAGATACTGCTTTGCTGATATTGCGAACTAAAAACAGCAATTATTTCGTGGATTTGTTCAAATGGATGCCACGAATGCAGCAAATTCTAGAGGCGTTTATTGAAGTTTTAGAGTTACCGAATCCGCCAGAGGTGTTTATTTCTCGGCAAAAGTGTAATTTTTGCCATTGGTATAGTCAATGTTATGCGATCGCTCAATCTGAAAAACATCTCTCACTATTACCAGGTGTAACACCTCTTCGCTACACTCAACTCCAAGACGTAGCCATCACCACACTAGAATCTCTCGCTAACACCAGTCCCAGCACCTTAGAAAACCTACTTGGTTTCGACCGAAAAGTAGCACCAAAGCTAGTATTGCAAGCTCAATCTGCATTGGAAAAACGGCCTATAGTTTTACCCTACCCGCTACCAATAGAAGATATTACATTCACAGCACCCATAGAACTTTACTTTGATATTGAGGCACAGCCAGACTTAGATTTAGATTATCTTTTGGGGGTTTTGGTAGTAGATAGACTTGCCAACACAGAAAAGTTTTATTCGTTTTTAGCAGATAAACCAGAAGACGAAGAATTAATTTGGCAGCAATTTTTGGATTTGGTTTGGCAATATCCCGAAGCACCAATTTATCATTTTTGTGCCTACGAGTTTGATACGGTTAAACGGCTAGCAAAGCTTTACAACACTCCTTATGCCTCAGTGCGTCCGGTACTAAATCGCTTTGTGGATGTGTATGAACAATTAACCGAAAGTGTAGCATTGCCTATAGAAAGTTATGCCCTGAAAGCGATCGCACGTTGGTTAGGATTTGAGTGGCGAGAAAAAGAAGCCAGTGGTGCTAAATGTATTTACTGGTACGATCGGTGGCTAGAAACAGGCGATCGCACCTTACTAGAAATTATCCAAAGCTACAACGAAGATGACTGTCGCGCTACCCACAGAGTCAAAGACTGGCTTGTAAACTTTTTTCAGACTGAATATGGTTTGCAACTAGCTTAAGTAATTTCGGATTTTCTTAAGGTTTTCAATTACTTAGAATCCGGTTTAAATAGCACTAAGTAGAAATTGCGGTTATATTCGTTTCAAATCTAGTAAAATGGCGGCGGCTGATTGATAGCGATCGCTAAAATGATAACAGACCATTTTATCTAAAATTGTCGCTAATTCTTCACTCACTTGTACTGATTGCCGCCACATCACATTACCTGTTTCTGGATCTGGATGGAGTTCTTGCGGTGGTATCCCAGTTATGGCTTGAATACCAATCATTCCTAAAGCGTAAATGTCACTGCATAAGCGGGGATGACCGGCAAATTGTTCTGGAGGTGCATAACCCCGCGTCCCGATGGCTACTGTAGCTAATTCTGTTCGATCGCTACTTGGCGGTTGCATCAATTTCACGGCCCCAAAGTCAATCAATACCAGCCGATTATCTTGAACGCATCTAATAATATTAGTCGGTTTGATATCACGATGAATCACTCGATGCTGGTGAACAAATTCTAGAACTTCTAAAACTTGTTTGAGCATCTCCATCACAAATGATTCGTTTTGGACATTCTGCACAGGTGGTAATTCTTCACTTAGAGTATGTCCTTCGATATATTGTTGAATTAAATAGAATTCTTGGTCATCTTCAAAATAAGCCAGTAGTTCGGGAATTTGATGATGTTTACCCAAAGATTCTAATATTTCAGCTTCACTATGAAACAACCTGCGAGCAACTTGCAAAAATCGTGTATCTTGACGGGCCGGCATTAACTTTTTAACTACACAAATTGGATTCCCCGGTCGTTGAGTATCCTGTGCTAAATAAGTGCGACCAAATCCACCAGCACCCAGAACTTGAGAGATTTTGTAGCGTCCACTCAAAAGCAAATCACCTGATTTTATTTCTGGCGAATCAATTGGGGGAGGAAAATCAAGAGACGAATCGGGAATTGCTGTTTTGTCTTCTAAGAGTACATTTAATTGGGCGATCGCTTCTTGTTGTTTTTCAACTTGCAGAATAATCACCTGAGTTTGTCGCTGATTTTGGTAGCTAGTATAAGCAATCACGCAGATACTACTAATCACCAAAGCAAGAGCAGAGGGAACTAACGGTACCCATCCGGCTTGCAAAAACAATGCAACGCAGATTACTACTAACCCAAGTAGGGTTATCCCTCCCACCACTAGTAACAGCAACGGATTTTGCCACCGCAATGCGATGATTCCACCTAAGAGCGACCAGCCCCATATCCAAATAAGTTCCGCCCAGTCAGGCCAATACCAAATTAAAGGTCGCCCATCCAACACTGTACTAATGAGTTGACTTGCTATCTGTGCATGAATAAACAGAGCAGACATTCTGGCTGGTTGATCTAGCAAAGTACTGTAGGGTGTATAAAATCCACTTGGAGGTAAATTAGCCGCAGTAGTGCCGATAATTACAAGACGATCTTTGAATAAACTGGAGTTGACTTGGCCGCTGAGGACTTGTGTGAGGGTTACTTGATCGGCGAGGCTATTGGGGTGACGATAATTTAATAATATTTGATATCCATCTGCATCCAGATGTTGGTAGCTACCAGAATTAGCTTGTAAGCGTGGGAAGAGAGTTTTACCTAACTCAAATTCTCCTTTATTAGTAAACTGGTATTCAATACCTTGTTTTTCCAGATAATTAATTGCTATTAATGCCCCAAATGCAAATGATGTTGTACATTTCTTGTCTGTAGAGTTAGCAAACAACAAAGTGCGGCGGAGAATTTGGTCGTTTTCATTATCAGCAACCACATCGCTAAACCCAACATTATCTATAGGAAAATTGGGCGGTGGTGGGATTTCATCTCTACCCAAGCTGCTGAATAAACAGGTGCTGACGATGTTATCTTGATTTTGGAAATTAGCTGCCAAATTATTATCTTCTGGTTGGAAAAGATATAAACCAACAATTCGCGGTTGATAAGACTCTATTTTCTTTAATAGCTGATTGATTGTCCGATCTGATAGAATCCATTTCTCGCGTTTTAGATCGTCGTCAGTGATTTTTACCAGCAAAATTCGCCGATCGGGTGCTTGTGCTGGACGCGATCGCAACATTTGATCGTAAACTCTTAATTCCCAAGGCTGCAACCATTTGAGTTCCCGAATTCCCCAGATAAAGGCGGTTACTCCTACACTGGTAAATAAAATAACTTGCGACCAGCTTTTGGCCTTGGACGTTTCACGGGAATCCTGAACTTTGACAAAGGGGACACGGAGTTTTTCTAATAATCCACTAATCACAGCGTTGCGGCGGTAGCCTGAATTGGGTAGATGTTGCAGGCGCAGAAGTTAATTTTCTAACTCTAGGTTCAAAGTTAATTAACCTGAGCTTCTCTATTAATGTAGCAATTTACTTGTTGGTTATAAACCTTGGCGTATTCCTGCTCTTAAAGCAAGCTAACGCACAGCATCAACGATAAGCGAGGCTTAATCATCTGTTTGAGAGGTTTGGGCATCTTCAACAGCAGTGGCAATTGGCAAAGAAATAGCATTAGTCGATGGCGTTAGTGAATCTAACTGTGGTTGTTCGAGTGATGCTTCGATACTTGGATCGTCAAAATAGGAGCCAACAATTTTATCATAGTTAGAAGCAACAGCTAAAAAAGCGCCACCCAAAATATAGATAGGTAATGGCAGATTAAATTCTTGCAACCAGTCAAACAGTTCCGCCAAGGCAAACAGCACCAAAAAGCAAGCAAGCCAAACCCTCATATTCTCATCCCCTAGATTTAAACAACTCTATTACTAGCTTAAATAGCTTGCATGATAGTTGATGTAGTACATAATCACTCACTTATAACCTTTCCTTTATAACCATAGATAGGTGCAGTCAGAGTTATACCATCTGCTATAGTGCAATATCTCGTAGGAAAATAAAAATATATTTTGCTTATGCCTGCAATCAAACAGCCAAACATTGCACAGTTGGTTCGTGAGACTCGGCAGTGCCTCAAACTTTCACAGGTAAGACTGTCAACGATGTTAGGGGTTTCATTCCACACTATAAACCGATGGGAAAACGGACGAACACGACCTTCGCCACTTGCGATGAAACAAATTGAAAAGCTATTACAGCAAATGGGAGAACCCGGTGAAGCGCTTTTAGCGAGATACTTTTAAACATAGCTAATGCAATCTAACAATAGCATCAGCAGATGAAGCCGTACTACAGCAGGGCATGAATCCAGCTACCATCTCAATTAAAAAGACTTGGGGCAAAATTCCATTCTTAGGACTTAGCCTTCATACAGCAGATTTCAAGTTTGGTGTTGTACACAAGCTAAGTAGAAAACTGGATATAAGGGCTTTCCTATAAAATTTGGAATATTTTTTATTTGGAAGTCCCTAAAGCCTGTTTTTCTTGTGGATTTACTACTGAACTCTGCTGTATCTTATTAATTTCTACTTTTCACTAATGAGTGTTGGTGGAGTAATAGCTGCGTATTCTTTAGGTGTCAGCAGGGCTTCCTGAACATCAATTTTCTTGGGCAGGATTTTTTCG
Protein-coding sequences here:
- a CDS encoding TM0106 family RecB-like putative nuclease, producing the protein MLINAELLLQYQRCKRRTFLDIHGDRSQRDAPNELLRKLQQDKIAHQMSALAQMTYHQPDYSYGNWEKAEKATLELMERGVEYIYKGVLLATYSEAYTLLSRPNLLVKQPGQSSFGDWMYVPASIELGKRPKQEYQVVAAFHTQVLATVQGVVPDTALLILRTKNSNYFVDLFKWMPRMQQILEAFIEVLELPNPPEVFISRQKCNFCHWYSQCYAIAQSEKHLSLLPGVTPLRYTQLQDVAITTLESLANTSPSTLENLLGFDRKVAPKLVLQAQSALEKRPIVLPYPLPIEDITFTAPIELYFDIEAQPDLDLDYLLGVLVVDRLANTEKFYSFLADKPEDEELIWQQFLDLVWQYPEAPIYHFCAYEFDTVKRLAKLYNTPYASVRPVLNRFVDVYEQLTESVALPIESYALKAIARWLGFEWREKEASGAKCIYWYDRWLETGDRTLLEIIQSYNEDDCRATHRVKDWLVNFFQTEYGLQLA
- a CDS encoding aminotransferase class V-fold PLP-dependent enzyme, encoding MTSISVAQARLHSHREQFPALANKTYFNYGGQGPMPQRAMDAMAETQAYVQQIGPFGNEAYRWIAPQTQAARVAIASELHAPSETITLTQNVTVGCNIAMWGIDWHSGDHILLSDCEHPGVIATTQEIARRFAVEVTTCPLKATLNEGDSVKIIAQHLRPNTRLVILSHVFWNTGQVLPLDKIAEVCRNNHSFLLIDAAQSVGLLPLNLTELGVDFYAFTGHKWLCGPAGAGGLYVRPEARESLKPTFIGLNGIVVDSQSQPVDWLPDGRRYEVSTLAYPLYVGLKEAIAIHQQWGTSQERYEQICQNSEYLWRRLVALPDVKCLRTSPPESGIVSFQLTNNQPQANLKLVQFLDSQNILTRTIADPSCIRATIHYLTLESEIDQLVEAIQSFCKNS
- a CDS encoding CHASE2 domain-containing protein, with amino-acid sequence MISGLLEKLRVPFVKVQDSRETSKAKSWSQVILFTSVGVTAFIWGIRELKWLQPWELRVYDQMLRSRPAQAPDRRILLVKITDDDLKREKWILSDRTINQLLKKIESYQPRIVGLYLFQPEDNNLAANFQNQDNIVSTCLFSSLGRDEIPPPPNFPIDNVGFSDVVADNENDQILRRTLLFANSTDKKCTTSFAFGALIAINYLEKQGIEYQFTNKGEFELGKTLFPRLQANSGSYQHLDADGYQILLNYRHPNSLADQVTLTQVLSGQVNSSLFKDRLVIIGTTAANLPPSGFYTPYSTLLDQPARMSALFIHAQIASQLISTVLDGRPLIWYWPDWAELIWIWGWSLLGGIIALRWQNPLLLLVVGGITLLGLVVICVALFLQAGWVPLVPSALALVISSICVIAYTSYQNQRQTQVIILQVEKQQEAIAQLNVLLEDKTAIPDSSLDFPPPIDSPEIKSGDLLLSGRYKISQVLGAGGFGRTYLAQDTQRPGNPICVVKKLMPARQDTRFLQVARRLFHSEAEILESLGKHHQIPELLAYFEDDQEFYLIQQYIEGHTLSEELPPVQNVQNESFVMEMLKQVLEVLEFVHQHRVIHRDIKPTNIIRCVQDNRLVLIDFGAVKLMQPPSSDRTELATVAIGTRGYAPPEQFAGHPRLCSDIYALGMIGIQAITGIPPQELHPDPETGNVMWRQSVQVSEELATILDKMVCYHFSDRYQSAAAILLDLKRI
- a CDS encoding helix-turn-helix domain-containing protein, producing MPAIKQPNIAQLVRETRQCLKLSQVRLSTMLGVSFHTINRWENGRTRPSPLAMKQIEKLLQQMGEPGEALLARYF
- a CDS encoding glycosyl transferase gives rise to the protein MERPILYLAITNHGFGHATRMASVAATIQKLCPEVLLILVTTAPRWLLECYIEGDFIYRPRAFDLGVVQTDSLTMDKVATLEKLLDIKKHQNSLIASEVNFIRQNRVNLILADIPFLAPGFAKGANIPCWMMSNFGWDFIYRDWGGEFTAVADWISDWYSKCDRLFRLPFHEPMQAFHNITDVGLTGGSPRHSTDDLRSLWGITAPVEKTILLTFGGLGLQQIPYDNLRRFPDWQFIVFDRSAPDLPNIVKINDRKYRPVDFMPICGRVVSKPGFGTFAEATLLGVPIVTIPRKDFAEAAFIVEGITNYNQHQIITPSEFFQSTWDFLHELPQAPKQSQPIAKDGNEAIAKAVLNYLQTK